Proteins from one Salinispora arenicola genomic window:
- the secA2 gene encoding accessory Sec system translocase SecA2, which produces MGVSQRLKSRVRRFLQRPGTTVDLAPLEKLLPAIEARSEKLRVLDDVELTEAAGQAEGYAEICALGREAAHRGLDQRPYDVQLLGAMALLSGKVAEMATGEGKTLTAAVAAYGHVRLGNGPVHVLTVNDYLARRDATWMEPVYDLLGLSVGWVNEASTPEQRRTAYACDVTYVSVSEAGFDYLRDQLVTDAEARVQPALRTAIVDEADSILIDEARVPMVLAGAVPGEQDPVHTAAALMPGLRRGRHYTVAEDGRSVAFTADGLRAVEAKLGIDLYDEEHVAQLSAVNVALHAHALLHRDVDYIVREGTVELIDEMRGRVAQRRRWPDGLQAAVEAKEGLDATAEGEVLGTIAVQAYIGLYPTVCGMTATAVLVGDQLREFFGLEVAVVPPNTPCVREDEPDRIYATRAEKEEALIDEIRRNHERGRPVLVGTLDVKESESLAAGLDAADVPCIVLNAKNDDEEAAIIAEAGAYGAVTVSTQMAGRGVDIRLGGSDQADRDRVAELGGLYVIGSGRHDSRRVDDQLRGRAGRQGDPGGSVFFVSLQDDLVVRHAGDTVPPSPRMNADGLVTDPQVDYAVEHAQRVAEGVNHEIHRNTWRYSVVVEQQRKALAERRERLLTSDVAALMLLDKVSDKAGEMDEDLLARVARSIALFHLDRLWAEHLAELSEVREGVHLRALGRLDPLDEFHRAAVPSFNDLVPEIERRTIETFTETDFDDDWEPDEAKLVRPSATWTYLVHDNPFGSELDRLIASVGRRLSSDSR; this is translated from the coding sequence ATGGGTGTGTCGCAACGGTTGAAGAGCAGGGTCCGCCGGTTCCTCCAGCGCCCGGGGACGACAGTCGACCTCGCGCCACTAGAGAAACTTCTGCCCGCCATCGAGGCACGGTCGGAAAAACTGCGGGTCCTCGACGACGTCGAGTTGACCGAGGCCGCCGGTCAGGCCGAAGGCTATGCGGAGATCTGTGCGCTCGGCCGTGAGGCCGCCCACCGTGGTCTGGACCAGCGGCCGTACGACGTGCAGTTGCTCGGTGCGATGGCGCTGCTGTCCGGCAAGGTCGCGGAGATGGCCACCGGCGAGGGCAAGACGCTGACCGCGGCGGTGGCCGCGTACGGGCACGTCCGGCTCGGCAACGGCCCGGTGCACGTCCTGACCGTCAACGACTACCTGGCCCGCCGGGACGCCACGTGGATGGAGCCGGTCTACGACCTGCTCGGCCTGTCCGTCGGCTGGGTCAACGAGGCGTCCACCCCGGAACAACGCCGCACGGCGTACGCCTGTGACGTGACGTATGTGTCGGTCAGCGAGGCTGGCTTCGACTACCTGCGCGATCAGCTCGTCACCGACGCCGAGGCCCGGGTGCAGCCGGCACTGCGAACCGCGATCGTCGACGAGGCGGACTCGATCCTGATCGACGAGGCCCGGGTGCCGATGGTCCTCGCCGGCGCGGTCCCCGGTGAACAGGATCCGGTGCACACCGCTGCGGCGCTGATGCCCGGCCTGCGCAGGGGCCGGCACTACACGGTCGCTGAGGACGGTCGCAGTGTCGCCTTCACCGCCGACGGCCTTCGCGCCGTCGAGGCCAAACTCGGTATCGACCTGTACGACGAGGAGCACGTCGCCCAGCTCTCCGCGGTGAACGTGGCGCTGCACGCGCACGCCCTGCTACACCGCGACGTGGACTACATCGTGCGGGAGGGCACGGTCGAGCTGATTGACGAGATGCGTGGCCGGGTGGCGCAGCGCCGCCGTTGGCCTGACGGACTGCAGGCAGCGGTGGAGGCCAAGGAGGGGCTCGACGCCACCGCCGAGGGGGAGGTGCTCGGCACGATCGCCGTGCAGGCGTACATCGGGCTCTACCCGACCGTGTGCGGGATGACGGCGACCGCGGTGCTGGTCGGCGACCAGTTGCGCGAGTTCTTCGGGCTGGAGGTGGCGGTGGTCCCGCCGAACACTCCGTGTGTCCGTGAGGACGAGCCGGACCGGATCTACGCGACGCGGGCGGAGAAGGAGGAGGCGCTGATCGACGAGATCCGGCGCAACCACGAGCGGGGGCGGCCGGTGCTGGTCGGCACCCTCGACGTGAAGGAGTCCGAAAGCCTGGCGGCGGGCCTCGATGCGGCCGACGTCCCTTGCATCGTGCTGAATGCCAAGAACGACGACGAGGAGGCGGCGATCATCGCCGAGGCCGGCGCGTACGGCGCGGTGACGGTCTCCACCCAGATGGCTGGCCGGGGAGTCGACATCCGCCTCGGCGGTAGCGACCAGGCGGACCGGGACCGGGTGGCCGAGCTTGGGGGCCTGTACGTTATCGGCAGCGGCCGCCACGACAGCCGGCGCGTCGACGACCAGCTACGTGGGCGGGCCGGCCGGCAGGGTGATCCGGGTGGGTCGGTCTTCTTTGTCAGTCTGCAGGACGATCTTGTTGTTCGCCACGCCGGTGACACGGTGCCGCCCTCGCCGCGGATGAACGCCGACGGCCTGGTCACCGATCCGCAGGTGGACTACGCCGTGGAGCACGCCCAGCGGGTGGCGGAGGGGGTCAACCACGAGATCCACCGCAACACCTGGCGTTACAGCGTGGTGGTGGAGCAGCAGCGCAAGGCGTTGGCGGAACGCCGCGAGCGGTTGTTGACCAGCGATGTCGCCGCCCTGATGTTGCTCGACAAGGTGTCGGACAAGGCGGGTGAGATGGACGAGGATCTCCTTGCCCGGGTCGCCCGGTCGATCGCGCTGTTCCATCTGGACCGACTGTGGGCCGAGCATCTCGCCGAGCTCTCCGAGGTCCGCGAGGGCGTGCACCTGCGGGCGCTGGGCCGACTGGATCCGCTTGACGAGTTCCACCGTGCCGCCGTGCCCTCGTTCAACGACCTGGTACCGGAGATCGAGCGGCGCACCATCGAGACATTCACCGAGACGGACTTTGACGACGACTGGGAGCCGGATGAGGCCAAACTGGTCCGACCGAGCGCCACGTGGACGTACCTTGTGCACGACAACCCGTTCGGTTCGGAGCTCGACCGGCTCATCGCGTCGGTCGGTCGGCGGCTGAGCTCCGACTCTCGCTGA
- a CDS encoding TraR/DksA family transcriptional regulator, with protein sequence MLVHDPVDTPRPQAEADQIRQSLRARYDELAAEYEQAVLQSQVLRLVEVGDTAGDDQADSGTKTAERDTAQSLLRTILDRRAQYEHALSRLEEGTYGFCEGCGGSIPVERLEIFPSATTCVTCKQTRERRAA encoded by the coding sequence ATGCTCGTCCACGACCCGGTCGACACGCCCCGACCCCAGGCGGAAGCCGACCAGATTCGGCAGTCCCTGCGGGCCCGCTACGACGAACTGGCCGCGGAGTATGAGCAGGCTGTGCTGCAGAGCCAGGTGCTGCGCCTGGTGGAGGTCGGGGACACCGCCGGCGACGACCAGGCCGACAGTGGCACGAAGACCGCGGAGCGGGACACCGCGCAGTCCCTCTTGCGCACGATCCTGGACCGCCGGGCCCAGTACGAGCACGCCCTGTCCCGGCTGGAGGAGGGCACCTACGGCTTCTGCGAGGGCTGTGGCGGGTCGATCCCGGTCGAGCGGCTGGAGATCTTCCCGTCGGCGACGACCTGCGTGACCTGCAAACAGACCCGGGAACGCCGGGCGGCCTGA
- a CDS encoding winged helix-turn-helix domain-containing protein yields the protein MTLSIPLANDEAINPAARRLLDAARELMECGEGTVTMTGNGHVDRRAEPVPAGRSPSRSLAPTIPTLHILASSRSVLRDGEPLSLTRLEFDLLLHLVAHPRRVFTRLQLLNAVWGYEHAGVRTVDVHVRRLRGKVGVDVPLVTTVYGVGYRLADDARVTIDRSG from the coding sequence GTGACCCTGTCGATCCCGTTGGCCAACGACGAGGCGATCAATCCGGCGGCCCGGCGGCTGCTGGACGCGGCTCGCGAGCTGATGGAGTGCGGAGAGGGCACGGTCACGATGACCGGCAACGGGCACGTGGACCGGCGGGCGGAGCCGGTCCCGGCCGGCCGCTCGCCGAGCCGGTCGCTCGCCCCGACCATCCCCACGCTGCACATCCTCGCCTCATCCCGGTCCGTGCTCCGTGACGGCGAGCCGTTGTCACTGACCCGGCTGGAGTTCGATCTGCTGCTGCACCTGGTGGCCCATCCCCGGCGGGTCTTCACGCGGCTGCAACTGCTCAACGCCGTGTGGGGCTACGAGCACGCCGGGGTACGCACGGTGGACGTGCACGTCCGTCGACTGCGGGGCAAGGTGGGCGTTGACGTCCCCCTGGTCACCACCGTCTACGGGGTCGGCTACCGGCTCGCCGACGACGCCCGGGTCACCATCGACCGCAGCGGTTGA
- the ctaD gene encoding aa3-type cytochrome oxidase subunit I: protein MPKRVTTEPQDRGPAILAPARFGGYPGPRRPALPGGKLARWLATTDHKQIGLLYLITSFGFFVLAGIEAMLIRGELARPGLQFLSPEQYNQLFTTHGLAMLLLFATPAALGTANYIVPIQIGAPDVSFPRLNAFGYWLFLFGGLLLYGSFLTPAGSADFGWFAYTPLSQAENSPGIGPDMVLVGLVLGGLGTILTAVNLITTIITLRAPGMTMFRMPIFTWNMLFTSVLILMVFPLLAATLLALLADRLLGAHVFDPASGGPLLWQHLFWFWGHPEVYIIAIPFFGIITEIIPVFARKPVFGYTGLVLATTAITVLSMAVWAHHMFGTGQVLLPFFSILSYLIAVPTGVKFFNWIGSMWKGQLTFETPMLFSIGFLVTFLFGGLTGVLLASPPVDFHVTDSYFVVGHFHYVLFGTVVFAFFGGIYFWFPKMTGRLLDERLGKAHFWTMFLGFHGTFLVQHWLGNEGMPRRYVDYLPGDGFTILNTISTVSSFVLGASTLFFIWNAWKSWRYGPVVNVDDPWGFGNSLEWATTCPPPLRNFDRIPRIRSERPAFDAKYGPLVADLGRDLPQRITRPPQDLRDELHAERRPPEAPSAGGAVGAREAVAYQPAPESGARPVEVPEPDMVRRPGFEETDEPEGTDLEAQDEQQQNDRWRHPRGHGDPTES, encoded by the coding sequence ATGCCCAAGCGGGTCACCACGGAACCACAGGACCGGGGTCCGGCGATCCTGGCGCCGGCTCGCTTCGGCGGCTACCCGGGCCCGCGACGGCCGGCGTTGCCCGGCGGCAAGCTGGCACGATGGCTGGCCACCACCGATCACAAGCAGATCGGCCTGCTCTACCTGATCACGTCCTTCGGCTTCTTCGTGCTGGCCGGCATCGAGGCGATGCTGATCCGGGGCGAGCTGGCCCGGCCCGGACTCCAGTTCCTCTCCCCCGAACAGTACAACCAGTTGTTCACCACCCACGGTCTCGCGATGTTGCTGCTCTTCGCCACGCCGGCGGCACTGGGCACAGCCAACTACATCGTCCCGATCCAGATCGGGGCGCCGGACGTCTCGTTCCCCCGGCTAAACGCCTTCGGCTACTGGCTGTTCCTCTTCGGCGGCCTGCTGCTCTACGGCAGCTTCCTGACCCCAGCCGGATCCGCCGACTTCGGCTGGTTCGCCTACACACCGCTGAGCCAGGCCGAGAACTCCCCCGGAATCGGCCCCGACATGGTCCTGGTCGGGCTGGTGCTCGGTGGCCTCGGCACCATCCTCACGGCGGTCAACCTGATCACCACCATCATCACCCTCCGGGCACCCGGCATGACCATGTTCCGTATGCCGATCTTCACCTGGAACATGCTGTTCACCAGTGTGCTGATCCTGATGGTGTTCCCACTGCTGGCCGCCACGCTGCTCGCCCTGCTCGCCGACCGCCTCCTCGGTGCGCACGTCTTCGACCCGGCCAGCGGCGGGCCGCTGCTCTGGCAGCACCTGTTCTGGTTCTGGGGACATCCCGAGGTCTACATCATCGCAATCCCCTTCTTCGGGATCATCACCGAGATCATTCCGGTCTTCGCCCGCAAGCCCGTCTTCGGGTACACCGGTCTGGTGCTCGCCACCACCGCCATCACCGTGCTGTCCATGGCGGTGTGGGCACACCACATGTTCGGTACCGGTCAGGTACTGCTGCCGTTCTTCAGCATCCTGAGCTACCTGATCGCCGTGCCAACGGGGGTGAAGTTCTTCAACTGGATCGGCTCCATGTGGAAGGGGCAGCTCACCTTCGAAACACCGATGCTCTTCTCCATCGGTTTCCTGGTCACCTTCCTGTTCGGCGGTCTCACCGGAGTGCTGCTGGCCAGCCCGCCCGTGGACTTCCACGTGACCGACAGCTACTTCGTGGTGGGGCACTTCCACTACGTGCTCTTCGGCACGGTGGTCTTCGCCTTCTTCGGCGGAATCTACTTCTGGTTCCCGAAGATGACCGGCCGACTACTCGACGAACGGCTCGGCAAGGCGCACTTCTGGACCATGTTCCTGGGCTTCCACGGCACCTTCCTGGTCCAGCACTGGCTGGGCAACGAGGGAATGCCCCGCCGATATGTCGACTACCTGCCCGGCGACGGCTTCACCATCCTGAACACCATCTCGACCGTCTCCTCGTTCGTACTCGGGGCATCTACTCTGTTCTTCATCTGGAACGCCTGGAAGTCCTGGCGATACGGACCCGTGGTCAACGTGGACGACCCATGGGGCTTCGGTAACTCCCTGGAGTGGGCGACCACCTGCCCGCCGCCGCTGCGCAACTTCGACCGGATACCCAGGATCCGCTCCGAGCGGCCGGCCTTCGACGCCAAGTACGGCCCGCTCGTCGCCGACCTCGGCCGCGACCTGCCGCAGCGCATCACCCGGCCACCGCAGGACCTCCGCGACGAACTGCACGCGGAGAGGCGGCCACCCGAGGCACCCAGCGCCGGGGGCGCGGTCGGCGCGCGCGAGGCGGTGGCCTACCAACCCGCCCCCGAGTCCGGGGCGCGACCGGTCGAGGTACCGGAGCCGGACATGGTGCGTCGCCCCGGCTTCGAGGAGACCGACGAGCCCGAGGGGACCGACCTCGAAGCCCAGGACGAACAGCAGCAAAACGACCGCTGGCGCCACCCGCGCGGCCACGGTGACCCCACCGAAAGCTGA
- a CDS encoding Vms1/Ankzf1 family peptidyl-tRNA hydrolase: MQLSFLRPLYDRPGPWCSVYLDASADTEDAHAALDLRWRALREQLQEQQADPASIEAIDRVVRGHDPMPGDYGIAVFASHGRVALSEYLSAPPLRDIAAFAPLPHVMPLLAQRGEQVAWVRVIADRTGADAMAVSAGGVHRRAHVRGREEYQLRRVRPGGWSQSRYQRAAMEAWHRNAGDVAAATAELAERVGADVVVVAGDVRATGVVAAQLPERWQDVLVRTDAGKRADGADPTLLDDVTVQTIAEVADQRVSAVLDRFGQQEDVGAGLDAVVSALQRDQVENMLIVDDPSATGELWIGADPTQIATDPGQLSAMSVRDPEQVRVDAALVRALVGTDAELTVLGPDEAPELTGGVGAVLRYVDVATPGRGRA; this comes from the coding sequence ATGCAGCTGTCCTTCCTGCGCCCGCTCTATGATCGGCCGGGTCCATGGTGCTCGGTCTACCTGGATGCCTCCGCCGACACCGAGGACGCCCACGCCGCGCTGGACCTGCGCTGGCGTGCGCTCCGGGAGCAGCTTCAGGAGCAACAGGCCGATCCGGCGTCGATCGAGGCGATCGATCGGGTGGTTCGTGGTCACGACCCGATGCCGGGCGACTACGGCATCGCCGTGTTCGCCAGTCACGGTCGGGTGGCCCTGTCGGAGTACCTGTCTGCCCCGCCGCTGCGGGACATCGCCGCGTTCGCGCCGCTGCCGCACGTGATGCCGCTCCTGGCCCAGCGTGGCGAGCAGGTGGCGTGGGTGCGGGTGATCGCCGACCGGACCGGAGCCGACGCGATGGCGGTCAGCGCGGGCGGTGTGCACCGACGCGCCCACGTGCGGGGCCGGGAGGAGTACCAGTTGCGGCGGGTACGGCCGGGCGGATGGTCCCAGTCCCGGTACCAGCGGGCAGCGATGGAAGCCTGGCACCGCAACGCGGGTGACGTCGCCGCGGCCACCGCGGAACTGGCCGAGCGGGTGGGCGCCGACGTGGTGGTGGTGGCCGGTGATGTACGAGCCACCGGTGTGGTCGCCGCGCAGCTACCGGAACGCTGGCAGGACGTGCTGGTCCGCACCGATGCCGGTAAGCGTGCCGACGGTGCCGACCCCACCCTGTTGGACGATGTGACCGTGCAGACCATCGCCGAGGTCGCCGACCAGCGGGTCAGCGCCGTCCTGGACCGGTTTGGCCAGCAGGAGGATGTTGGGGCCGGATTGGACGCGGTGGTCTCCGCGCTGCAGCGCGACCAGGTCGAGAACATGCTCATCGTGGACGACCCTTCGGCGACCGGAGAGCTGTGGATCGGGGCGGATCCCACCCAGATCGCCACCGACCCCGGGCAACTGTCCGCCATGTCGGTTCGTGACCCGGAACAGGTTCGCGTGGATGCCGCCTTGGTGCGGGCGCTGGTGGGGACCGATGCGGAGTTGACCGTCCTCGGCCCCGACGAGGCGCCGGAGCTGACCGGCGGTGTGGGCGCGGTGCTGCGCTACGTCGATGTCGCCACCCCCGGAAGGGGCCGTGCCTGA
- a CDS encoding GAF and ANTAR domain-containing protein, protein MNLEMREPVGETFGALETATLLRELTAGLVGAADLDAALTVLVRIARDSVAGVSWCGFTSLRAGEPAGAAVSDTRLAGLDDLRHGPDSPAMSAIGRRELVVAERLSRETRWPDWTWRARGLGVSAVISAPVDIDEQVIGALNLYAGARETLTPQHQLTAMLMAEHAGLLLAAVRDRARAVAEAGQVDATLLGESVVGQAIGVVMTQRGCRAEEALAVLRGAASSLGIPLREVAERLVNTVSRPRDS, encoded by the coding sequence GTGAACCTGGAGATGCGGGAGCCGGTCGGGGAGACGTTCGGTGCTCTGGAGACCGCGACGCTGCTCCGGGAGCTGACCGCCGGGCTGGTCGGCGCAGCGGACCTCGACGCGGCGTTGACCGTCCTTGTCCGGATCGCTCGGGACAGCGTCGCGGGGGTCAGCTGGTGCGGGTTCACCTCGTTACGAGCTGGCGAACCGGCTGGAGCCGCAGTCTCCGACACCCGGCTGGCGGGCCTGGACGACCTGCGTCACGGCCCGGACTCACCGGCCATGTCGGCGATCGGGCGGCGGGAGTTGGTGGTCGCCGAGAGGTTGAGCCGTGAGACGCGTTGGCCGGACTGGACCTGGCGGGCCCGGGGGCTCGGGGTGTCGGCCGTGATCTCCGCGCCGGTGGACATCGACGAGCAGGTGATCGGCGCGCTCAACCTCTATGCCGGGGCCCGGGAGACACTCACACCCCAGCACCAGTTGACCGCGATGCTGATGGCCGAGCACGCCGGTCTGCTGCTCGCCGCGGTACGGGATCGGGCTCGGGCGGTGGCCGAGGCAGGCCAGGTCGACGCGACACTGCTTGGCGAGAGCGTCGTCGGGCAGGCGATCGGGGTCGTGATGACCCAGCGTGGGTGTCGGGCTGAGGAGGCATTGGCGGTGCTGCGCGGCGCCGCGTCATCGCTCGGCATCCCGTTGCGGGAGGTGGCCGAGCGGTTGGTCAACACGGTTTCCCGGCCTCGCGACAGCTGA
- a CDS encoding glutamate--cysteine ligase: protein MGEEVDVRTFNRADRARYREKVRRCLDVFAEMLRESRFDVDRPTSGLEIELNLIDDESLPAMRNTDVLAAVADPDFQTELGQFNLEINVTPRRLAGTGASEFERKVRDSLNAAEARARTVGAHLVMIGILPTLRPEHLTSATLSANPRFELLNEQIFAARGEDLRITINGVERLAVTADTITPEAACTSTQFHLQVSPAQFADYWNAAQAIAGIQVALGANAPLFFGRELWRETRIPLFEQATDTRAEEIKAQGVRPRVWFGERWITTVFDLFEENVRYFPALLPVCDPEDPAEAIAAGAVPRLAELRLHNGTIYRWNRPVYDVLNGRPHLQLENRVLPAGPTVVDTVANGAFFFGLVRALAESDRPLWSQMSFSAAEENFTTCARYGIDAQIFWPGLGYLPVTELVLRRLLPLAYHGLNRWGVDPNERDRLLGIIEQRCLTGRNGASWQVATLHRLESADHLGRPEALREVVRHYVDLMHSNRPAHEWPLP from the coding sequence ATGGGCGAGGAAGTCGACGTGCGGACCTTCAACCGTGCGGATCGGGCCCGATACCGCGAGAAGGTCCGCCGCTGCCTCGACGTCTTCGCCGAGATGCTGCGGGAGTCCCGATTCGACGTCGACCGGCCCACGAGCGGGCTGGAGATCGAGCTCAACCTGATCGACGATGAGTCGCTGCCAGCGATGCGCAACACCGATGTGCTGGCGGCGGTGGCCGACCCAGACTTCCAGACTGAGCTGGGCCAGTTCAACCTGGAGATCAACGTGACTCCCCGGCGGCTCGCCGGCACCGGGGCGTCGGAATTCGAGCGGAAGGTACGCGACAGCCTCAACGCGGCCGAGGCCAGGGCACGCACCGTCGGCGCCCATCTGGTCATGATCGGGATCTTGCCGACGCTACGGCCGGAACACCTGACCTCGGCCACGCTCTCGGCGAATCCTCGCTTCGAACTGCTCAACGAGCAGATCTTCGCCGCTCGCGGCGAAGATCTGCGAATCACCATCAATGGTGTGGAGCGGCTGGCGGTCACAGCCGACACCATCACCCCGGAAGCAGCCTGCACCAGCACCCAGTTCCACCTCCAGGTCAGCCCTGCCCAGTTCGCCGACTACTGGAACGCCGCGCAGGCGATCGCCGGTATCCAGGTGGCGCTGGGCGCGAACGCACCACTGTTCTTCGGACGGGAGCTGTGGCGGGAGACGCGGATTCCCCTGTTCGAACAGGCGACCGACACTCGAGCGGAGGAGATCAAGGCGCAGGGCGTCCGCCCCAGGGTGTGGTTCGGCGAACGCTGGATCACCACGGTCTTCGACCTGTTCGAGGAGAACGTCCGCTACTTCCCCGCGTTACTGCCCGTCTGCGACCCGGAGGACCCCGCCGAGGCGATCGCCGCCGGCGCCGTGCCGAGGCTCGCCGAGCTGCGCCTGCACAACGGCACCATCTACCGGTGGAACCGGCCGGTCTATGACGTGCTGAACGGACGGCCGCACCTCCAGCTGGAGAACCGGGTGCTACCGGCCGGGCCCACGGTCGTGGACACCGTCGCGAACGGGGCCTTCTTCTTCGGTCTCGTCCGCGCGCTGGCGGAGAGTGACCGCCCACTGTGGTCGCAGATGTCGTTCAGCGCCGCCGAGGAGAACTTCACCACCTGCGCCCGGTACGGCATCGACGCGCAGATCTTCTGGCCGGGCCTCGGCTACCTGCCGGTCACCGAGCTGGTGCTACGCCGGTTGCTGCCCCTGGCCTACCACGGGCTGAACCGCTGGGGAGTGGACCCGAACGAGCGCGATCGCCTGCTGGGCATCATCGAGCAGCGTTGCCTCACCGGTCGCAACGGCGCCAGTTGGCAGGTGGCCACACTGCACCGGCTTGAGTCCGCCGACCATCTGGGGCGACCCGAGGCACTACGCGAGGTGGTCCGCCACTACGTGGATCTCATGCACAGCAACCGACCGGCCCACGAGTGGCCCCTGCCCTGA
- a CDS encoding DUF3500 domain-containing protein, giving the protein MKDPLANQLRAATAELLAALDEPERDRATHRFDDLTARHWLEYRPRPRPGICLVDLGRSARKATHRLLATALSPSAYAQAVTIIGLEEILDRAEGWRRGRHSDDYWVAVFGDPIHDDAWGWRVEGHHLSVSMTIVADQVSPAPVFFGANPAAVRWGGRPVTRPLGPEEDLGRALLDALSPQDRAAAIVADTAPTDIVSATRPRVDAPVAPLGVSADRLGPTARAMLDQLVALYLDRLPSELAIREARRLAGSPLHFAWAGPTWPGQRHYYRVQGDDLLIEYDNTADEGNHAHTVLRRPTSDFGADLLAAHRRASH; this is encoded by the coding sequence GTGAAGGATCCTCTGGCCAACCAGCTGCGCGCCGCCACGGCGGAACTGCTCGCCGCCCTTGACGAGCCGGAGCGGGACCGGGCGACCCACCGGTTCGATGATCTGACGGCACGCCACTGGCTCGAGTACCGGCCCCGGCCCCGCCCCGGGATCTGCCTCGTCGATCTGGGCCGCTCCGCCCGCAAAGCCACCCACCGACTGTTGGCGACGGCCCTGAGTCCGTCAGCGTACGCCCAGGCCGTGACAATCATCGGTCTCGAGGAGATTCTCGACCGGGCCGAGGGGTGGCGCCGCGGCCGACACAGCGATGACTACTGGGTGGCGGTTTTCGGCGACCCGATCCACGACGATGCGTGGGGGTGGCGGGTCGAGGGGCACCACCTGTCGGTCAGCATGACCATCGTCGCCGACCAGGTCTCCCCCGCGCCAGTCTTCTTCGGGGCAAACCCCGCAGCCGTCCGTTGGGGCGGCCGCCCGGTCACCCGCCCGCTCGGCCCCGAGGAGGACCTGGGCCGGGCACTGCTGGACGCGCTCAGCCCGCAGGACCGGGCGGCGGCGATCGTCGCCGACACGGCTCCCACCGACATCGTCAGCGCGACCCGGCCCCGCGTGGACGCACCGGTGGCGCCGCTCGGCGTGTCCGCCGACCGGCTGGGTCCGACCGCCCGGGCCATGTTGGACCAACTCGTCGCCCTCTACCTGGACCGACTTCCGTCGGAGCTGGCGATCCGGGAAGCGCGTCGACTCGCCGGATCACCGCTGCACTTCGCCTGGGCCGGACCGACCTGGCCGGGGCAGCGCCACTACTACCGGGTGCAGGGCGACGACCTGCTGATCGAATACGACAACACCGCCGACGAGGGCAACCACGCCCACACGGTGCTCCGCCGCCCGACCAGCGACTTCGGTGCCGACCTGCTGGCCGCCCACCGCCGGGCGTCCCACTAG
- a CDS encoding SigB/SigF/SigG family RNA polymerase sigma factor: MFGQTTTSTSSPTERGLEDLDAAALAYAARIEGLPPERRQEARDDLVRFALPFAGRLARRYRGRGEPLEDLEQVARLGLVNAVDRYDPERGSFTAYAAITIVGEIKRHFRDRTWGVHVPRRLRDLILEVGQATAALTSELSRAPTVAELAGRLETPEEEILAALESAAGYSPASLNAPVGGESSAEFGDLVGESDNALESVDDRVTVSGLLHRLPWRERRILAMRFYGNQTQAEIAARFGISQMHVSRLLSRALTWLRQAMLADAPPPWQNGVTEAEAGQPRISVKQNGDRVVVEVGGDVGRDGADRLRRAMLEAVTGQPAEVVVDLVGAGGVDAGGIAALAAGREAAARTGVPLRLTRVQPAVRRSLTAAGLA, from the coding sequence ATGTTCGGACAGACCACCACAAGCACATCGTCACCGACCGAACGGGGACTGGAGGACCTCGACGCGGCAGCTCTGGCGTACGCGGCGCGGATCGAGGGGCTGCCGCCCGAGCGGCGTCAGGAGGCGCGCGACGACCTGGTTCGCTTCGCCTTGCCGTTCGCCGGGCGGCTGGCCCGTCGGTACCGCGGGCGGGGGGAGCCGCTGGAGGACCTGGAGCAGGTCGCGCGGCTCGGGTTGGTGAACGCGGTGGATCGCTACGACCCGGAGCGCGGCTCCTTCACCGCGTACGCGGCGATCACCATCGTCGGGGAGATCAAGCGTCACTTCCGGGACCGTACCTGGGGGGTGCACGTGCCGCGTCGGCTGCGTGACCTCATCCTCGAGGTGGGTCAGGCCACTGCGGCGCTGACCAGCGAGTTGTCCCGGGCGCCCACGGTGGCGGAACTGGCGGGGCGGTTGGAGACTCCGGAGGAGGAGATCCTCGCGGCGTTGGAGTCGGCCGCCGGCTACAGTCCGGCATCGCTCAACGCTCCGGTCGGCGGCGAGAGTTCGGCTGAGTTCGGTGACCTGGTGGGTGAGTCCGACAACGCCCTGGAGTCGGTGGACGACCGGGTCACCGTCAGCGGTCTGTTGCATCGGCTGCCCTGGCGGGAACGACGGATTCTCGCCATGCGCTTCTACGGCAACCAGACCCAGGCGGAGATCGCCGCCCGCTTCGGCATCTCCCAGATGCACGTGTCTCGGCTGCTGTCGCGGGCGCTGACCTGGCTGCGGCAGGCGATGCTCGCCGACGCGCCGCCACCGTGGCAGAACGGTGTCACCGAGGCAGAGGCTGGCCAGCCGCGGATCTCGGTGAAGCAGAACGGTGACCGGGTGGTCGTCGAGGTCGGTGGGGACGTCGGCCGGGACGGTGCGGACCGGTTGCGCCGGGCGATGCTCGAGGCGGTGACCGGCCAACCGGCCGAGGTGGTCGTCGACCTGGTCGGCGCGGGTGGCGTTGACGCTGGTGGGATCGCCGCCCTCGCGGCCGGTCGAGAGGCGGCGGCCCGTACCGGCGTCCCCCTTCGGCTGACCCGGGTGCAACCGGCGGTGCGCCGTTCGCTCACTGCGGCCGGCCTTGCCTGA